gctttagcatcaatcctcccaatgaatattcaggactgatttcttctaggatagactggttggatctccttgcagtccaagggactcttgagaatcttctccaacaccgcagttcaaaagcatcaattcttcagtgctcagctttccttatagtccaactctcacatccatactactggaaaaaccatagctttgactagaaggacctttgttggaaaagtaatatctatgctttttaatatgctgtctagattgttcaaagcttttttattttaccCACTGTGAATTAAatcatattttctaaatttcttttctttttactccaCATTCTATTATCTATTTTCAAtaaatttccttaaattttatattcataCTTGTCTTAACTTAGTCATTAATCAGTACATCTACTTTACTGTTAAATAATAAAAGgagtttagaatattttaattacaaataTACCCTGCTTCTAACTAACAAACTGTCATCTACAGGCATAGAATTCATcactaataataaattatttaataatgaaGTTTATACATTATCTATGTAGCATATGATTTCaagtatatttatattaaatattgatTCAATATCCATGTTCCTTTAACTTTAGTGACATTTATCCATGTTTCTGTAACAATTCTCTTTGCTGTCACTCTTCGTTTAGAATTTAGTTTTCTTCTGAGTGTTATAAACCCTTAATTAGTTCTGTTAGTAAGACTCCCTTTAATCCACTTATCTAAGAATATCGCTTATCCATTTGGAATGGAGCATTCATTTGGATATGAATATACCAAGACAAATACttgttttcagtatttaaaaaatatttaattttccgGCTTCTTTCAGTTTGATTATAGAGATAGATACACTCTCGGATTGTTTTTCTCTGTGGGTAAAATATCATCATcattagttttcttcttttcagctTTAGTGTTGTGCTAGCTGTGGAAACCAGTCTTCAGGTTGAGGTGTGGAAACTACCTGTGACTGAAACTGTAGGCAACTCGGTTTGTGAAGGCAGGAACTCAAACCCTACCCTAACACACACTAGCCACGTAGCACAAGGTGAATTAGTGActcaattttcctttaaaagaacCTCTATCTGTTTAGCTGAACCTTCAAGTGTGAGGCAACTGCCTCTTTGGGTTGTTTTGAGGAGTCAACCTACCTATATAAATGATGTCTGCCAATCACTTTGCCAGTTTCAAACTCCTGTTAATGCCTGACCTGTTCAAGACATCCACCTTCATCATGAAGGATATTGATAAGAGCTCTGAATTTTGGAGAGGAAGTCGTTTCATtataaaagaaagggaaaatataaaacaagcaGTCATCAAACTTTCAATTTGATATTTCTTGTGTGCCCACACACAGTTTTTAAGGCAAACAGTGATTTGAAATTATGGGGAATAAAACTAAGACATGTGATTTTCTCTCTGATCTCAGGTGTTCCAATGAATTTCGAGGGGGCTGATTCCCAATGTCACACTCCTGGCTATCGCTAAGTTCTTCTGAGATTTGCTTTAAAAGTGGGTCCCTACCTCCCACATCCTGCTAGAAATATGGTTACATTTCTCGGCTTAGAGAGGATCAATGAACTATCTTAATCACAGTTAAGAAAACAAGTGCATATCCAAACCAGAAGTaagtctctgtgcttccactttcTCTTTTTAGTCAAAAGAAACTTTAATAAAGTCTCAATCTAATGCCTACAATTTACACATTGTTTTATCAAGTTATGTACAGACATTCCTTTTTGTCAGTGAATTCATGCTAAAATTTTACCTTTACtattttttctgaaacaaaatattttctcattgacTTGTAATTAAATATCCTACAAAATTCATCTATACAAGTAGATTGCCCTCTGTCTTGCAGGAATGGCATGTTTGTATATATGCAACTAGTATGTTAACAGTGTTCTGGTCTCAGAAACCCTTATATTAGATGCAATGCTCCCATCTCATTGTCTTGCAATGCTTGATCATTTTTGACAAGGATACAGTATATTTGCTATTGTACTGGATCTTATCTATAGTGTACAAAGTCCTACTTCCAGGTTTAACAATTTGTAGCTTTCTACTGTCCttgataatcaaaaaagcaagagagttccagaaaaacatctatttctgctttattgactatgccaaagcctttgactgtgtggatcacaataaactgtggaaaattctgaaagagatgggaataccagaccacctgacctgcctcttgtgaaacctatatgcaggtcaggaagcaacagttagaactggacatggaacaacagattggttccaaataggaaaaggagtacgtcaaggctgtatattgtcaccctgcttatttaactcatatgcagagtacatcatgagaaactctggactggaagaagcacaagctggaatcaagattgccaggagaaatatcaataacctcagatatgcagatgacaccacccttatggcaaaagtgaagaggaactaaagagcctcttgatgaaagtgaaagaggagagtgaaaaagttggcttaaagctcaacattcagaaaactaagatcatggcatctggtcccatcacttcctgggaaatagatggggagacagtggaaacattgactgacttaattttggggggctccaaaatcactgcagatggtgactgcagtcatgaaattaaaagatgcttactccttggaaggaaagttatgaccaacatagatagcatattaaaaagcagagacattcctttgataacaaaggtccatctggtcagggctatggtttttctagtggtcatgtatggatgtgagagttggactgtgaagaaagttgagtgctgaaaaattgatgcttttgaactgtggtgttggagaagactcttgagagttccttggactgtaaggagatccagccagtccatcctcaaggagatcagtcctgggtgttcattggaaggactgatgctgaggctgagactccagtactttggccacctcatgcgaagagttgactcattggaaaagaccctgacgctgggagggattgggggcaggagggggagggattgggggcaggaggagaaggggacgacagaggatgagatggctggatggcatcaccgactcattggacgtgagtttgagtaaactccaggagctggtgatggacagggagacctggcgtgctgcgattcatggggtcgcaaagagtcggacacgactgagcgtctgaactgaactgaactgtccttgAGGTAATCCTTTGGTGTATATTTTTTCCAACAGATAGAGGCTCTTCTTGGCTATGAACTAGTAAACCCATAAGTACCTTGTTCAGAAGATTCTCATCTTCACTCCAGCCTTACCAGGCAGCCAGGTcaactgttattttctttctgtgtacCCAAATTCTCTCaacggacttttttttttttttgaatttccatttATCAGTAGCTCTATTCTACTTCAGCAGGTGTTACGTCTGGATCTCACATAAGTCATTGAGCTTATGAGTCAAGACCACTTTTGGTCCCACAGGCAAATATCAAGTGATACGTGATAAACGAATCCTTCTTCAAATGATCTTCTCTAGTTCAGTTTCCTGCCACATCTTTATACATTTGAAATTCCCAAGTCTTGatcattttccttccatttttctgttttagtaatcaccacttattttctttcttgagttGCTTGTGTGTTAAAGATCATGAAAAATTTCCTAAGCCATCTTGATTCTGTCATACAAATGAATATGCTGTTCCAGAGCGTTTCCCCCTACACACTCCTTTCAGAGCACCTGTAACTCGGTGCTAACTCCTGTTTTCCAGCAAAGGTTGTGGCATCTTGACTGGAAACTCATAGACAGAAATGAGTCATAGCCTCAATGAAGTAAAACCTTTGTGTTTGAGGGAGCAACTCACACATGGTTTTCTGCAGTGCTCTGCATTAactatgtgcacacacacatgcctacaGTTTCCAAAGTAAGATCATATATGGTGATATGGTGTCTTTGgatcacatacatacatacaaatatgtatgtatatatatacattttttgttATGTGTATTATATTACACTTTTTTATTtagtgaaagattttttaaattctgcagtgctttaaaatttttaagagtttcATACACATGATTTTACATATTCTCATAATAACTCGATTTTCCCCTAACCCTATACTGCctttccccacttccctctccccactggcagCCATAGCTtggtttctatatctgtgagtttgcttcttttttgtttaattcaCAAGTTTGTTATAATTTTGATATTCCACATACATATTATATCATACaacatttgtatgttttctttttctgcattatTTCAGTAGTTTAATGCCCTCCAAGTGAATCCATGTCATCACAAACAGCAAAACTGTATTCATATACAATAAGTCCtttacatatgaaccttcaagctgTGAATtctcaaagatgtgaatgtgttGTTCACATGTCGAATTACATGTTAGTTCTCATGACTGGTGTACATTATGTGtatgcatcctctacaagtggttgtgctTTTGGTATTCTACTGAgaagtatctttatttcaaagaTATCCAGAGGCAAGTGTAAAAGCAGTGCTGATTTTGAAGGACACTTCAGATCCTCTCTATAGATTCGCACTTGCCTACCCTGGTTTGGTGAATGGAAATACATGACATGATGAAAAAGATCACTGCAGGTGCCTCATCATCGATAGAAATGTCCTTTTCTGCTCTGTGTGGTTAATACCCATGTCCATCTCAATCAGACATGCTGCTTGGTCATGtcaaaggggaggagggggcaacagTTCTCTCACTATTCTGCTGTGCCTGGGTGACTCTAATTCTCAAAAAACGGGTAGAGAAGCAAGTCTAAGCCACATTCTCATATCCAGTTTTATCTGCAACAATGCTGGTATTTTAGctggtgaaaaatccacctgcaatgcaggggatcctggttcaattcctgggtcaggaagttcccctgcggaagtgataggctacccactccagtgttcttggttttccctggtgactcagacagtaaagaatctgcctgcaatgcaaaggCCTGgatacaatccctgggttgggaagatcccctgaaggaggccatggcaacccactccagcattcttgcctggagaatcgccatggacagaggcgcctggcaggctacagtccatgatgtcacaaagagtcagatctgTTGAGTGAATAAGCACAGCACAATGCTAGTAATTTTAATCTCTGACTCCTGTGTGGAGTCTGCAAGTGATCCAGGACCCAGAAGGATGGTGATCCAATGGCCCCTTTAGTATCCAGCAATGGTAAAACCAGAAATTTCACTTCAGTCACAACGTTTATTGAGAAATTGTTGTGTAACACTCTGGTCTGAGCTCAGGGATGTGAGACAAAACAAAATCCTACTCACATGTTTTAATGAAGAGAATTTAATGGAAAGAATTTAATTTAATGAGGAGAATACTGGCAGTGTTAAATAAATCAGTCCAAGAATTTGAAGCATCTGGAGGCTAAGTTCATAAGGCGATTTTCATACAAGTCCTGAAGTAGTCAACACAAGGGCCTCTGTCAGGGTTCTAGTGTCACGAGATCCAGGAAGAATGTGCCAGGCCACCTTTTCAACACACACCTCAGCAGGAATTTTCCTTGAAAAGATGCAGCCACCTTAACACTTCATTGTGAAActgggagaaaatgaaaatgaaatttgggtacttttctcttcctctcatctCTACTATGCTCCTGGTTTCTCTTGCTGGCCTAACTCAGATGGAAACTAGACACTTGAAGAGCTCTATTGATGGAATTTAAGGATTAAGCTCCagataggcaaaaaaaaaaaaaaaagaaagaaagaaagaaagaaagaaaataaaaagacaaactgtATAGATGGTCTAGACTGACAAAGGAAGCATCAACACATTTATATTATCTGTATATCCATGGTGTTCCCTTTGCTAGGTATTTATTActataacaatttaaaatataaagagcaaACTTCAGAATCAGTAAATAAGTAGTTCAAATGCAGCAAAAGTTATCTGACCATCTGATGGTTTTCCTATATCATTCAGTCTTCTATCTGCATGAAAACTTAACTTCCCCAAGTGAAGTCTCAAAATATCAAGACATTTAggcataagttaaaaaaaaaaaaaaaaaaaaaaaaaaacaatgagtcCCATTAGTATACTATTTCAGATTTGATTCCCTGAAGATACTGGGGAGAGCCAAGAATCATGTCCTCAATGGGCTTAAGATTTAAAAAGAGTAAATCACTCATGGTGGTTTATAGTCTAGATGATTTTCTGTGAGAAATAATTGAACCCTAGGATGCTGATCCCTCTGTGACAATTTAGGTATAAATTCCTCAGCTTCTTCATATCCGTGCTGTCACTGGGAAATCACTCTTCTTTCACAGGTAGGACTAGGTATTGAACATTTGTTGTgctgcgtgcttagtcactcggtcttGTTTGACTTTTTGGAACTCCATCAATGGTAGCTCGCCAGACTtctctgatcatgggattctacaggcaggaatactggagtgggttgccatggcctcctccaaggatcttcccaatccagggatcaaacccaggtcttctgcattgtaggcagattctttaccatctgagccaccagggaagcccacgaatactgcagtgggtagcctatcccttctccaggggatcttctggaccctgCAATCAGaatggggcctcctgcattgcaggaagattctttaccagctgagctaaattctatttttcttatagtacaaatatttaaaaatataccacaGAGTGGTTTcacaatggaaaaagaaatagatcaAAGGCCACAAGACAGAGCCTCAGGTTGAGAGTGTCTGTCAAGAATATCAAGCTTTATATTGCCCAGAGCCACTTCTGCCCACTTCTCTCTAAGTTTTGCTTGCtaagtcagttattcacatcaggtggccatcgtattggagtttcagcttcagcatcagtccttccaatgagcacccaggactgatctgctttaggatggactggttggatctccttgcagtccaagggactctgaagagtctctccaacaccatagttcaaaagcatcaattcataggtgctcagctttctttatggtccaattcttacatccatacatgactactggaaaaaccacagcttggactagacagacctttgtcagcaaagtaatgtctctgtttctcaATATGCAATCTAGGAtcgtcatagattttcttccaaggagatggTCTCCTTTATCATGTATGAAAGTTGAGAAAAACACTTTATGATTTTTTACATACTGTCTCAGTTTTATAGATAATATGACTATTATTAACAGTGTGACCTTTACAGAACTCAAATTGAACCTCTATCATAcagtttattcttattttctgaaagagttaaaATAAGGTAAAATTACAACAAAATTATTACGGTTGGGGATGGATCTgtcaatcactttttaaaagactgtCTTCTCCTCAAAGGGACATTTTTAACACATAATTTTACCCAATTTATTCGTTCTCTTAATATTTAACACCACTGATAAATGtggatatatataaaaataatcacataTTGTTTAGGTACTGTATTTTTCCCTGTTATTTATACAAAAACACTGGTTTAATTTTGAGTCCCATAAGCCAATTATTGCCCTAAATAATTTGCTGAAATATACAAAGCTAAGGATAGCCTGGGATATCTTACTAAAGTAAGATTTGGTCACGTGAGGGTCACCTGATGGTCACCTGAGGTAGGCAAGGGTGGATAAAATGAACATGCAACACAGGATGAGGGACTACCTAGAAAATAACCTTCAGATTAGAGTGGCAGGTAGACAGACACTGGCTCTATAAAGATCTATCTGTTCCATTTCCCTAAATCATCCACTTGTGGggaaaaaacaatgaatttcaattGCTGACACTTTAGACACTACAtcaaaattattctgaaaaaaagaatcatagttttaaagaaaagcaatattTAAAGGAATTGTAAGTGACCAATTCATGGTAATGATTTGTAGAAAAGATCTAAGTTTCTCAACTATGAAAAGACTtgcagaaaaacatttgaaaCTATGTAAATGTGCtctattttaaattaaacattGAAGCATCTAGTATATGATTCCTAGATTATTTCTGGATATTAAAAGACAAATTTGAcgaagaacatttttaaagactaCTGAATTTCTTATAGTATTGcttctgatttatttctttttttctttttggccactagacatgtgggatcatagctccCTAAAAGAGGATCAAATCTTTGTTCCCTGCCTTGCAaaatgaagttttaaccactggatcacctggAAAGTCCCCTATATAACTTCTTTATGCCACATGTATTTAGAAGTTTAAAAGAAGTAGGCATTGATGAAATGATGTTACTAatggaaaatgataaaaaaacaaatgcatttttatttcatttactttagaCTTCATTAGAAGCTGAGCAAACATGATGTTAAAGGAAAACTACACAGAAGTGACTGAGTTTATTCTCCTGGGACTGACAAATCGAGCTGACTTGCAGCCTGTCCTTTTTGTGGTCTTCTTAGTCATCTACCTAATCACAGTCATTGGCAATATGAGCATGATTTTATtaatcagaactgactcaaagctTCAGACtccaatgtacttcttcctcagccacctctcctttGTAGATCTCTGTTATGCTACCAATGTCACTCCTCAGATGCTGGTCAATCTCCTATCCAagagaaaaaccatatccttCCTTGGTTGTTTTACACAGTttgactttttcatttccttggggCTCACAGATAGCTATATGCTCACAGCAATGGCTTATGACCGCTacatggccatctgcaaacccttgTTATATGGCATCAAAATGTCCCGAGGTGTCTGCCTCTCTCTCGTTGCTACATCTTATATTTATGGCTTTGCAAGTGGTCTTGCACAGACCATCCTGATGCTCCGCCTAACCTTCTGTGGACCCAACGAAATCAACCACTTTTACTGTGCAGACCCACCTCTCCTAGTCCTGGCCTGCTCAGATACTTATGTCAATGAAACTGCCATGTTTGTGGTGGCTGGTTCCAACCTCATGTTTTCTCTCACCATCATCTTCATCTCCTACATTGTCATCTTTACAGCCATTCTGCAAGTGCGTTCTCCAGAAGGGAGGCACAAGGCCTTCTCTACCTGTGGGTCTCATCTGACAGTTGTCGCTATGTTTTATGGGACACTGTTCTGGATGTATCTGAGACCACCTTCTGAGGCATCTGTAGAACAGGGCAAAATTGCAGCTGTTTTTTATATCTTTCTGAGTCCTATGCTAAACCCTTTGATCTACAGCCTTTGGAACAAAGATGTTAAAAGAGCAATAGGAAGAGTTATTCAAGAGAAATTTTCTGTCAAATTAGGTACACATTTGGTCAGAGGTCTGTAATATATTTGTATTCTCTGACCAATTAGAGAGAATATTAAATTAATGAGTGACTTTTTGTCATTGacttatttttctccctttgcaATTCACTTATGAAATGTGGAAGAATCTGTCAGATCATTAGCTTGTGTCATTTCagtgtatttaaaatgtttaccaCATGGAAATTCAATGACAAGAccaaacagcattttttttttttgtattagtaAAGGACAGATAAAGGTAGAAAGTTATAAAAGACAGAATTACCAATGATGCTAAGACAATGCCAACTTATTTGATTTGAGGggtttaaaattttccaaattattttccaaaacttgTCAATCATGTAAGGAAGAAAGTTTTTTGcttatttggttggttgtttcctTTGTTCACATTATATATCCAAGAAGATTTTTGGGTATCTTAAATTATTACTCTAAGAACTATATTTAGATATTAGTACTGGTCTAATGGAATCTTCATTGATTAAATGTTTGAGAGAAATGccaaatttcctttattttttttttttatttctttccatttttttttaccagtatACTTCCAGCATTAACTTATAttagctttcacttttttttgtaTGCACTGTTAACAGCTCACAGACAAAAATAGTGAGTAATATAAAGAGCACTTTTCAAAGTATACCTAATCATCATTAAGTTTTCACACAAGGACACTTTGTTTCAAATTTGCACAAATCTCCGTGTCATAGACCTGACTGCTCAACCTTTGGCGTCTCCCCCTGGGACATACAGGTTGGGGAAGCTCACGATGCTGGAAAACTCTTCAGAAGAGAGGAGAGTTGAGCAGAACTTGGTTCTGTTAGGTCAAtcgagttgttgttgttgttgttaactgATTTAGAACTGATTTGTAATtttaagtttcaggtatacaacatttgaaagtcactcagtcgtgtctgactctttgtgatccaatgaactgtagcctgccaggctcctctgtccatggagattctccaggcaagaatactcaagtggttcacatgcccttttctaggggatcttccaaactcagggatcgaacccaggtctcttgcattgtgagTAGATTCtttagggaagcctggtgttcagCATAGTGATTTACAATTTTTAGAACTGTTAAAGAGGCTTCTCCATTGGCTCaacggtaaaggatctgcttgcagtgcaggcgACTCACAAAATACAGGTTTCagaactggattgggaagatccactggcagaggaaatgtttaaaaagcaGTAAGAAGATCAAGTCAAGATAAATTATTTGCCAAATAGCATAGACATTTTGGTCACAGGTATGTAACATATCTGTATTCGCTGATCAATCAGTGAGCACTTTAAATTAACAAATCATTTTGGCTATTGactattcttttcctttcataaatCACCTATGAGACTTAGAAGAatgttatcaaaaagaaaaaaaaaaagaagaatgttaTCAAATTGTTAGTTTTGTCAGTATATTAAAATAGCACCACACATATATTAAGACACAAGACCAAACAGCAGTGTCACTGCTCTATAAACTTAGCAAAAGACAGAGTATTTTATCTACATTACACATAGTCACCAAACATGTGAACTTGTTTCTTGgattgtttattttgtatttgttattGAAATTATATAGAAATGAAGATCTTTAAGAATCTCAGGTTATTGCTCCAAGATATATCTTTAGATATTAGTACTGGTCCAATAGAATCCCCATTCATAAGATTGTTGATGTAAATCCTAAATATCctagagaatatttttattatttcttttaagtgTTTTAAGCTATTTACATCCCTATTATAAAACAAGTTCTGAGGtttcattttgttattgttgctatgAATTATTTTCAGTACACATCCAAAATATAAGCCAACACAAAGGCTACCAGTGTCAGGATAACTGCAATTAATATAACACACAAtgccacatttttcatttttaaaatgtttattttatcttggagtgtagttgattaggAACATTGTGTTAGTGTCAGGTGTACAAAAAAGTGACTTAGTCATACCTCCACATGcatctatatttttcaaattgttttcccacttagattattatagaatattgaacagccttccctgtgctataagagCAGGTTGTCTTATTTCACTGTTTTAGAAACTCAGATCCTGCATCTCTGCACGTCATGGACACTAGTGCTCATCTCTGGCCTCCCCTCCTGAGTCATATCTGGGGGAAAGACCATGACACTGAAACATGCTTAGCTAGAAGAGATGGGAACTGAGCAGAGCAGGGTCCTATCAAATCTGTCTAGTGAATTTTCTTTTATCAGATCTTCAGTGTCCTTACAGATGTTTGCATCTTCATACATGGAAATGGAGAAAGATGATGTAGATTTGCCTGTTttcttttgtagtttttaaaactaTTGAGACTATATTATTAGGTCTTATCAAGTACTGAACTAGTATTATTCTTTTATCATTTATACTTTCTATCCCTTCTATGACGTATAAAGTCTAAAAGTGTGACTTGTCTGATATTCACATATACTTGGCtgtttcatttgcttgtttttagtTGGTTATGTCTAGTatgtttattttgccttttttattttcaggCTTGGAGTCTTTGTGATcactatttcttattttattgtggATATTGACACTTTTGAATATTTCTGACAACTTAGTTTGTGCTTTTCACAAACTTCTTTatgctttttctcctctttacTTACTGTGAATTAAATCATATTTTgcaactttccttcctttttaatccTTGTTTGActatgacacattttattttttattattaataagttCCCTTAAATTGCATATGCATACTTGTCTTAACTTAGTCTTCATTAATCAGTACATCTACTTTGctattaaataataaaaggaacataaaatattttaattatgaattCATCCTGCTTCTAACTTATAAACTGTCATTTGCAGGTATAGAATAAATCATTAacagtaaattaataaatattaatgaactTTAAATATTATCTATATTGTATATGATTACAGTTATATTAAATGGTGATTCAATGTTgtgttcctttaattttcatgacATTTATCGATTTTTCTCTCACTGTTGTATGGCACCCACTCTTCATTTCTGGTTTAGTTTTCTCCTGTGTGATATATATCCTTAAGCACTTCTTTCAGTGAGAGTCCCTTTCTATCCACTTACCTGATATCACTTGCCCATTCTCAAAGGAGAATTTATTTGGGTATCAATGTAGAAAAACAGATACTTactttcaatatttaaaatatcttatattCTGGCTTCTTCTTGTTTGGCTATGCAGATggatatattataatattatttgttATTTCTCTGTGGGTAagatactttttcattttctaatattcAGTTTCAGTGTTTGTTGGGATTTAGTTATATTTATGCTTTTGTATTTTCAGTGTCTCTTTGCTGATCTCTTGAAGCCATATCCTTTTAGGATATATTCTCACAATATCATATAACTTTAattcatagaaattttaaaactacatttttaatattatcacTGTGACTGACTCATGATTATATTATCCCCAGTATTCTCAGTGTCATGAGGGCCAGGTCTTAGGTCCTTATCTAGCTTTGCTCACTAATTTAAATTCAGAATAGAGATATTCTGAATAAATATCACTTGAGTTAATAAACTATCACTATGACCTTTGCATTATAGTTCTTTGAGTAGTGAAAGATCTACTCCCTTCCACTTTCCAACATAATTTTTATTCAATCTAAATTATTTAGAATCTGAC
This genomic stretch from Muntiacus reevesi chromosome 4, mMunRee1.1, whole genome shotgun sequence harbors:
- the LOC136167440 gene encoding olfactory receptor 5M5-like: MLKENYTEVTEFILLGLTNRADLQPVLFVVFLVIYLITVIGNMSMILLIRTDSKLQTPMYFFLSHLSFVDLCYATNVTPQMLVNLLSKRKTISFLGCFTQFDFFISLGLTDSYMLTAMAYDRYMAICKPLLYGIKMSRGVCLSLVATSYIYGFASGLAQTILMLRLTFCGPNEINHFYCADPPLLVLACSDTYVNETAMFVVAGSNLMFSLTIIFISYIVIFTAILQVRSPEGRHKAFSTCGSHLTVVAMFYGTLFWMYLRPPSEASVEQGKIAAVFYIFLSPMLNPLIYSLWNKDVKRAIGRVIQEKFSVKLGTHLVRGL